A window from Drosophila miranda strain MSH22 chromosome Y unlocalized genomic scaffold, D.miranda_PacBio2.1 Contig_Y2_pilon, whole genome shotgun sequence encodes these proteins:
- the LOC117193924 gene encoding cell surface glycoprotein 1-like: MNATENTPAKAHQRAAASAESPEVVDLTDFSDAEEPESAAKADEEAAPKPGVAEEPHTSDGDMYADMELDADEAGAADHEGPRDSPPLFSRRPSGFRRENLWSPPPYKRRAAPCSPEPGSPSFEEEFEDAGSCQHSFPEPETPSYAPMFEQEFEDAGYHQRRDPRTGPETETFHHTVTPWGLRVTRNHQMSVDVFVPPGRNVNAFFRTFREAAEPIDYRSEPAAPARASPPHAEARPPTPASDPPRCPNPPEESAAATPPHAEARPPTPASDPPRCPNPPEESAATTPTHAEAPHAEAAQGPPTEWPTGATEEGNAAPVRQAELTEPEEQWETGPDSGYPTMTIRRVKQPVAEETAPTPQTGEWEGQDELLVDCDLDEILRFLQDESTREGQSPADFSLIEELNQPTQWVIAPADWQVNVPGRALPAGLIEEIHQRLLEAEKLRFRSWSWDQCYRVHKRSRAAPPRHEPLAGDNSPPGQHITPTTKLKLPKNRLADKNPRPFPSRLRDAPRSGSQSEADEDEDT; encoded by the exons ATGAACGCCACCGAGAACACCCCAGCTAAGGCGCACCAGAGAGCCGCTGCATCAGCAGAGTCACCCGAAGTCGTAGACCTCACGGATTTCTCCGACGCCGAGGAACCGGAGTCCGCTGCCAAGGCGGACGAGGAAGCCGCCCCGAAGCCAGGAGTAGCCGAAGAACCCCACACCTCCGATGGGGACATGTACGCAGATATGGAGCTAGACGCCGACGAGGCAGGGGCAGCCGACCACGAGGGTCCCCGAGACAGCCCCCCGCTGTTCTCCCGCCGACCATCCGGGTTCCGTCGAGAGAACCTGTGGTCGCCGCCGCCGTATAAACGACGAGCCGCGCCCTGCTCCCCGGAGCCAGGGTCACCGTCATTCGAAGAGGAGTTCGAAGATGCCGGTTCCTGCCAGCACAGCTTCCCTGAACCAGAGACGCCATCATACGCGCCGATGTTCGAACAGGAGTTTGAAGATGCCGGTTATCACCAGCGGCGCGATCCCCGAACCGGCC CCGAAACAGAGACCTTTCACCACACGGTCACGCCATGGGGGTTACGCGTCACGCGTAACCACCAGATGTCCGTAGACGTCTTTGTCCCTCCCGGCCGGAATGTCAACGCGTTCTTCAGGACATTCCGAGAAGCCGCGGAACCAATCGACTACCGCTCCGAACCGGCCGCCCCAGCCAGGGCAAGCCCCCCGCACGCCGAAGCGCGACCGCCAACGCCCGCATCGGATCCTCCCCGATGCCCCAATCCTCCCGAAGAGTCAGCGGCGGCCACGCCCCCGCACGCCGAAGCGCGACCGCCAACGCCCGCATCGGATCCTCCCCGATGCCCCAATCCTCCAGAAGAGTCAGCGGCGACCACACCAACGCACGCCGAAGCGCCCCACGCGGAGGCAGCGCAAGGCCCTCCCACTGAATGGCCCACCGGGGCTACAGAAGAGGGAAACGCCGCTCCGGTTCGACAAGCGGAGCTGACCGAACCGGAGGAGCAGTGGGAAACGGGGCCGGACAGCGGGTACCCCACCATGACCATACGGAGGGTAAAACAACCCGTTGCGGAGGAGACGGCGCCGACCCCCCAAACTGGGGAGTGGGAAGGACAAGACGAGTTGCTGGTGGACTGCGACTTGGATGAAATACTACGATTTCTTCAAGACGAATCTACGCGGGaggggcaaagtccagcggacttcTCCCTGATCGAAGAGCTGAACCAGCCCACCCAGTGGGTAATCGCGCCGGCAGATTGGCAGGTGAACGTCCCGGGCCGGGCCCTACCGGCGGGCCTCATCGAGGAGATACACCAGCGGCTGCTGGAAGCGGAGAAGCTCCGTTTCCGAAGCTGGTCCTGGGATCAGTGCTACCGGGTCCACAAGCGATCCCGGGCCGCGCCT CCGAGACACGAACCGTTAGCCGGCGACAACTCCCCACCGGGCCAACACATTACCCCCACCACTAAACTTAAGCTCCCGAAGAACAGACTAGCCGATAAGAACCCCCGCCCCTTCCCTTCGCGGCTTCGGGACGCTCCgcgaagcggcagccaatccGAAgccgacgaagacgaagacacgTAG
- the LOC117193925 gene encoding LOW QUALITY PROTEIN: netrin receptor DCC-like (The sequence of the model RefSeq protein was modified relative to this genomic sequence to represent the inferred CDS: inserted 1 base in 1 codon; substituted 1 base at 1 genomic stop codon) has translation MNKLPVRACTASASSLRRTVSRISGSGLLPNEKQRVEIRDSSTGNALPYNQIPGPKPLPILGNTWRALGDLVTPNDYMQLVADHNLRILGLLHFDAGMFQCVGTNAAGSVQAAARLRVVPPGGQSTKSLQTSGSPVKRRRPYSSGEQQPLRTKSGASLCSTEDLDEDEDGDDDAQDSGTTTRLLYSKTLLDSLQHSGKASRPEQPLNDRNFGRNEASALRRESSAGDRGNSNNDNDQDDDDDDEYDDDETKEALIAAYKHGDDPQKILPSWQSNKHKKSQPQQQQSVPSDSSEQEASANAAAGSGVPLKSLGSGLLARLPSQPRDLAAQIVKPRFVTLSWAEPLQNAGEVVYYTVYYKMNNSEREQKMVTNSHDDLQVNIQSLLPGRTYQFRVVASTNFGSGESSAPLEVSTQPEVNIAGPPRAFEGHARSHSEIYVRGEEPAVTNGEILKSRVYYSENESGADLYHDSTAMEALLTELRAYTDYVISVVPFNRNGMGGPSAEIKVKTFSSTPSEPPNNVPLEVTSSSVSIPFRLFGQSITVHWEPPAEEDRNGQITGYKIRYRKFKDAPQVKSTPANIRYFELSGLDRIAEYQVKIAAMTVNGSGPFTEWYRVNTLENDLDETQVPGKPIWINIHPGAENIGLHWGPPQQPEIKIRNYVLGWGRGIPDENTIELKETERYHVLKNLESNTEYVVSLRARNVMGDGPPIYDNIKTRDEEPIDVPVPLEVPVGLRAITMSSSSIVVYWIDTMLSKNQHVTDNRHYTVSYGITGFSCYRYHNTTDLNCMIKDLRPRTQYEFAVKVVKGRRESAWSMSVLNSTYQNVPVTPPREVTVRLDEENPPXVIIQWMPPKHTVGQITGYNIYYTTDTTKRDWSIEAFTGEETMLMLSNLKPYTTYYFKVQARTTKQQGNNNAPFSALVSYTTTAAVIMQEADTIAKGIDNEQLLYIIGATVVVLLVVLFAILFLCRSKPQSSPEHTKKSYQKNNVGVPKPPDLWIHHEQMELKNIDKGLHTVTPVCSDGASSSGALTLPRSVVHSKYEVETPGGVPGHVTNSLDKRSYVPGYMTTSMNSTMERPQYPGXLAQTPEHRYGGYDASFCNAGNGAAGNGCVSTIESAKRGHPLKSFSVPGPPPTGGATPINKHTPAITIRPQNQSPYKKPSFPAATPNRLQGGGSVAHSTVEIQRLAPSTSTEELNQKMANLEGLMKDLSAITANEFEC, from the exons AGCGCTCGGCGACCTTGTCACCCCCAACGACTACATGCAGCTGGTGGCCGACCACAACCTGCGCATCCTGGGACTCCTCCACTTCGATGCCGGGATGTTCCAGTGCGTGGGCACCAATGCCGCTGGCAGTGTCCAGGCAGCGGCCCGGCTACGCGTCGTCCCACCAGGAG GCCAGTCCACCAAGTCCCTGCAGACCTCCGGCAGTCCAGTGAAACGACGACGACCGTACAGCTCGGGAGAGCAGCAGCCGCTGCGCACCAAATCGGGGGCCAGCCTGTGCTCGACCGAGGActtggacgaggacgaggacgggGACGACGACGCCCAGGACAGTGGGACGACCACGCGGCTCCTGTACTCCAAGACCCTGCTGGACAGCCTGCAGCACTCGGGGAAGGCCTCACGGCCCGAGCAGCCGCTCAACGATCGCAACTTTGGGCGGAACGAGGCCAGCGCCCTGCGGCGGGAGAGCAGTGCTGGGGACAggggcaacagcaacaatgacAACGACcaagacgacgacgatgacgacgagtACGACGATGACGAGACGAAGGAGGCACTGATCGCTGCCTACAAGCACGGCGATGATCCCCAGAAAATACTGCCCTCCTGGCAGAGCAACAAGCACAAGAAATcccagccacagcaacaacaga GCGTCCCCTCAGATTCAAGCGAGCAGGAAGCGAGCGCCAATGCCGCCGCCGGGAGTGGAGTGCCACTGAAAAGTCTGGGCAGCGGACTCCTGGCCCGTCTGCCCAGCCAGCCCCGCGACCTGGCGGCTCAGATAGTCAAGCCGCGGTTCGTCACCCTCAGCTGGGCGGAGCCCCTGCAGAATGCCGGTGAAGTGGTCTACTACACGGTCTACTACAAGATGAACAACAGCGAGAG GGAGCAGAAAATGGTGACCAACTCGCACGACGACCTGCAGGTGAACATCCAATCGCTGCTGCCGGGCAGGACGTACCAGTTCCGTGTGGTGGCCAGCACGAACTTCGGCAGCGGCGAGTCCTCTGCCCCGCTGGAGGTCAGCACCCAGCCGGAGGTGAACATAGCCGGACCGCCGCGGGCCTTTGAGGGCCATGCGCGCAGTCACAGCGAGATCTACGTGCGCGGGGAGGAGCCGGCAGTGACCAACGGAGAGATCCTCAAGTCTCGCGTCTACTACTCGGAG AACGAAAGCGGAGCTGATTTGTACCACGATAGCACCGCCATGGAGGCACTGCTCACCGAGCTGCGTGCCTACACGGACTACGTGATCAGTGTGGTGCCCTTCAATCGGAACGGCATGGGCGGTCCCTCGGCCGAGATCAAGGTGAAGACGTTCTCCTCAACGCCGTCGGAGCCGCCCAACAATGTCCCCCTGGAGGTGACCAGTTCCAGCGTGAGTATACCCTTTCGTCTCTTTGGGCAGTCTATTACAGTTCACTGGGAGCCACCCGCCGAGGAGGATCGCAATGGCCAGATAACAGGCTACAAGATCCGGTATCGCAAGTTCAAGGACGCGCCGCAGGTGAAGAGCACGCCGGCCAACATACGCTACTTCGAGCTGAGCGGACTGGACCGCATTGCCGAGTACCAGGTGAAGATTGCGGCCATGACGGTGAATGGATCCGGGCCGTTCACGGAGTGGTATCGCGTCAATACGCTGGAGAACGATCTGGACGAGACGCAGGTGCCGGGCAAACCGATTTGGATCAATATACATCCGGGAGCGGAGAACATCGGCCTGCACTGGGGTCCGCCGCAGCAGCCGGAGATCAAGATACGCAACTACGTGCTGGGCTGGGGCCGAGGCATACCCGACGAGAACACCATCGAGCTGAAGGAGACCGAGCGCTACCACGTGCTCAAAAACCTCGAGTCGAACACGGAGTATGTGGTCTCGCTGAGGGCGCGCAATGTGATGGGCGATGGCCCGCCGATCTACGACAACATCAAGACCCGCGACGAGGAGCCCATCGACGTGCCGGTGCCGCTGGAGGTGCCCGTGGGCCTGAGGGCCATCACCATGTCGAGCTCCTCGATCGTTGTCTACTGGATCGACACGATGCTGAGCAAGAACCAGCACGTGACCGACAACCGCCACTACACGGTCAGCTACGGCATCACAGGATTCAGTTGCTATCGCTACCACAACACCACCGATCTCAACTGCATGATCAAAGACCTGCGGCCGAGGACACAGTACGAGTTCGCCGTAAAGGTGGTGAAGGGGCGCCGCGAGTCCGCCTGGTCCATGTCGGTGCTGAACAGCACCTACCAGAATGTGCCAGTGACGCCGCCGCGGGAGGTAACTGTGCGCCTGGACGAGGAGAATCCCC CGGTGATCATCCAGTGGATGCCGCCGAAGCACACGGTGGGCCAGATCACCGGCTACAACATCTACTACACGACGGACACCACGAAGCGCGACTGGTCCATTGAGGCCTTCACCGGCGAGGAGACCATGCTGATGCTGTCCAACCTGAAGCCCTACACCACCTACTACTTCAAGGTGCAGGCGCGCACCACCAAGCAGCAGGGCAACAACAATGCCCCCTTCTCCGCTCTGGTGTCCTACACGACCACGGCTGCGGTGATCATGCAGGAGGCGGACACCATTGCCAAGGGCATCGACAACGAGCAGCTGCTGTACATCATCGGAGCCACGGTCGTGGTGCTGCTGGTTGTCCTCTTTGCCATTCTATTTCTCTGCCGCAGCAAGCCCCAATCGTCACCGGAGCATACGAAAAAGAG CTATCAAAAGAACAACGTGGGAGTGCCGAAGCCCCCAGATCTATGGATCCATCACGAACAGATGGAGCTGAAGAACATTGACAAGGGTCTGCACACGGTCACGCCCGTTTGCAGCGATGGGGCCTCCAGTAGTGGGGCCCTGACCCTGCCCCGCTCGGTGGTCCACAGCAAGTACGAGGTGGAGACGCCTGGCGGAGTGCCTGGGCATGTGACCAACTCGCTGGACAAGCGCTCCTACGTGCCCGGCTACATGA CCACTTCGATGAACTCTACGATGGAGCGCCCGCAGTATCCGGGCTAGCTGGCCCAAACGCCCGAGCACCGCTACGGGGGCTACGATGCCAGCTTCTG CAATGCCGGCAATGGAGCCGCTGGCAATGGCTGTGTGTCCACCATCGAGAGTGCCAAGCGCGGGCATCCGCTCAAGAGTTTCAGCGTTCCAGGGCCACCGCCCACTGGGGGAGCCACGCCCATTAACAAGCACA CTCCTGCCATAACAATACGTCCACAGAACCAGTCGCCCTACAAGAAGCCATCGTTCCCGGCCGCCACGCCAAATCGCTTGCAGGGCGGCGGGTCGGTGGCACACTCGACCGTCGAGATCCAGAGACTGGCACCGAGCACATCCACAGAGGAGCTCAACCAGAAGATGGCCAATCTGGAGGGTCTCATGAAGGATCTGAGCGCCATCACGGCCAACGAGTTCGAGTGTTAA
- the LOC117194083 gene encoding uncharacterized protein LOC117194083, with protein MLQFICHRQTPNNPKALGHNQDSRLTHAFVTGVLCIWQCILTPARPLPRRLSLHFEKVTKDSPYDSHWRWVNLESDLQPSHPRTEQSTTAAARKCHRPDTSDYGCIHGDLMSLFGV; from the exons ATGCTCCAATTCATCTGTCATAGGCAAACCCCAAATAACCCCAAGGCTCTCGGCCACAATCAGGATTCTAGACTCACCCACGCGTTTGTAACGGGCGTCTTGTGCATTTGGCAGTGTATATTGACTCCCGCGCGTCCCCTGCCGAGGAGATTGAGTTTGCATTTCGAGAAAGTCACAAAGGACTCGCCATACGACTCGCACTGGAGGTGGGTGAATCTGGAGAGCGACCTCCAACCCTCGCACCCCAGAACGGAGCAGAGCACAACAGCTGCGGCCAGAAAATGTCACCGGCCAGATACAA GTGATTACGGGTGCATCCATGGAGATCTAATGAGTTTATTCGGTGTTTAA
- the LOC117193279 gene encoding uncharacterized protein LOC117193279, with protein MGTRSRWGRIDSRVTVNLGREPSMKMIKLNRQTLERRVDHQLMLMSSPVPFVNFMNKFRLDEILINHQARGVFSMRDSATVTELASYTWSIMSASDRLPYTRLAVKARQIQNARKLYFQGNSVSRVIARRALAHN; from the coding sequence ATGGGCACGAGATCGCGATGGGGACGTATTGATTCCCGTGTGACGGTCAATTTGGGGCGAGAGCCGTCGATGAAGATGATCAAGCTCAATCGGCAGACATTGGAGCGTCGCGTGGACCACCAGCTGATGCTGATGTCGTCGCCGGTGCCGTTTGTTAACTTCATGAACAAGTTCCGCCTGGACGAGATTCTGATCAACCACCAGGCCAGAGGGGTGTTCAGCATGCGCGACTCGGCCACCGTTACCGAACTGGCCAGCTACACGTGGAGCATTATGTCCGCCAGCGACCGTCTGCCGTACACCCGTCTGGCCGTGAAAGCCAGGCAGATTCAGAACGCGCGCAAGCTTTACTTCCAGGGCAACAGCGTCAGTCGAGTAATCGCCAGGAGGGCCCTGGCCCACAACTAG